The proteins below come from a single Falco naumanni isolate bFalNau1 chromosome 24, bFalNau1.pat, whole genome shotgun sequence genomic window:
- the LOC121080278 gene encoding casein kinase I-like encodes MKRCGAEGDYDFTVTEPFGPSLEDLFGVCSRKLSLETVLLLAGETTGRIEYVHWKNLIQRDVKPGNLLTGRGQSSLLDSIRIIKGAVC; translated from the exons atgaagcggtgtggagctgaaggggactacgatttcacggtgacggagccatttggaccgagtcttgaagatctCTTCGGTGTTTGTTCAAGGAAACTTAGTCTcgagacagtcctcttgctcgctggcgaaacg actggtcgaattgaatatgttcactggaagaacttgatccagcgagatgtgaagccGGGCAACTTGCTAAcgggccgtgggcagagttcccttcTCGATTCCATTCGTATAATAAAGGGTGCAGTCTGttag
- the LOC121080275 gene encoding endoplasmic reticulum-Golgi intermediate compartment protein 3-like, protein MDGAGEPQQDVEHKPFKQRLDKAANRVAPEAERHELGKEEEKVFDPNALDADRCESCYGAESEDIRCCNTCDDVREAYRRRGWAFENLDSVKLCKREGFSQKMQERKNEGCQVYGSLEVNKARAGFYQEPVAWW, encoded by the exons ATGGACGGAGCAGGAGAGCCTCAGCAGGACGTAGAGCACAAGCCGTTTAAACAGCGCTTGGATAAAGCTGCCAATCGTGTGGCTCCAGAAGCAGAGAGACACG aactggggaaagaagaagaaaaggtgtttgATCCAAATGCTTTGGATGCCGATCGCTGTGAAAGCTGTTACGGGGCAGAGTCAGAGGACATTCG GTGCTGCAATACTTGTGACGATGTCAGAGAAGCATACAGGCGACGAGGCTGGGCCTTCGAGAACCTGGATAGCGTAAAGCTGTGCAAGAGGGAGGGATTTAGCCAGAAAATGCAAGAGCGGAAGAACGAGGGCTGCCAAGTGTATGGTTCCCTAGAGGTCAACAAGGCGAGAGCTGGGTTTTACCAAGAGCCTGTTGCATGGTGGTGA
- the LSM2 gene encoding U6 snRNA-associated Sm-like protein LSm2 isoform X1, whose amino-acid sequence MLFYSFFKSLVGKDVVVELKNDLSICGTLHSVDQYLNIKLTDISVTDPEKYPHMLSVKNCFIRGSVVRYVQLPADEVDTQLLQDAARKEALQQKQ is encoded by the exons ATG CTGTTCTACTCCTTCTTTAAATCCCTGGTGGGGAAGGACGTGGTGGTGGAGCTGAAGAACGACCTCAG CATCTGCGGGACTCTGCACTCGGTGGATCAG TACCTGAATATCAAACTGACAGACATCAGCGTCACTGACCCTGAGAAGTACCCCCACATG CTGTCGGTGAAGAACTGCTTCATCCGGGGTTCGGTGGTGCGCTACGTCCAGCTGCCAGCCGACGAGGTGGACACGCAGCTGCTACAGGATGCAGCACGCAAGGAGgccctgcagcagaagcagtga
- the LSM2 gene encoding U6 snRNA-associated Sm-like protein LSm2 isoform X2: MLFYSFFKSLVGKDVVVELKNDLSICGTLHSVDQYLNIKLTDISVTDPEKYPHMLPADEVDTQLLQDAARKEALQQKQ, translated from the exons ATG CTGTTCTACTCCTTCTTTAAATCCCTGGTGGGGAAGGACGTGGTGGTGGAGCTGAAGAACGACCTCAG CATCTGCGGGACTCTGCACTCGGTGGATCAG TACCTGAATATCAAACTGACAGACATCAGCGTCACTGACCCTGAGAAGTACCCCCACATG CTGCCAGCCGACGAGGTGGACACGCAGCTGCTACAGGATGCAGCACGCAAGGAGgccctgcagcagaagcagtga
- the LOC121080252 gene encoding zinc finger protein 708-like isoform X2: MGWASKEKEDPEKVQVKVEQDTGAADDDDEEATRDKGCQNWRLEGHRAGEHWGEATSHGNLDDLSESESQPKPKSKRKPHKCEDCGRIFNWRNHLIRHQRLHTGERPYKCSICGKGFNDGSPLLIHEMLHRGEKPYKCLDCGKSFSQSSHLISHQVVHTNEKPYVCPDCGKSFARQQYLLMHRRVHTGERPYECRDCGKSFRKSSDLVRHKTVHTGEKPFKCPICGKGFTQNFRCNAHKKAHSKEVNQPTPPSQDTQQSSCGTTAPPGDGGYQEENPQPGDSWQGEPNRSSLRMEKCGGCWALEEGKVLKEQSRAESWPEERQEQWCPHEDILEDPKETVCAKERVYEFQKTFDCRNSLSQYQQLHAQEQPCKCPDCGKSFSNCSALTSHQQIHQLEKPSEQPSTFMVSAELFHQGPHKSEKSHLCSECGKSFTRRFNLKLHKKLHTGERPHKCPECGLSFTNTSHLIVHQRIHTGERPYRCHVCGKGFTMSSKCLEHERTHTGEAPYRCSECGNCYRTKVSLMSHMKMHMD; the protein is encoded by the exons ATGGGGTGGGCAAGCAAGGAGAAGGAGGACCCCGAGAAGGTCCAGGTGAAGGTGGAGCAAGACACAGGGGCGGCGGATGATGACGATGAGGAGGCAACACGAGACAAAGGCTGCCAGAACTGGAGGCTGGAAGGACACAGagctggggagcactggggagaAGCCACCAGCCATGGAAATCTGGATGATCTGAGTGAGAGTGAGTCCCAGCCGAAACCGAAATCCAAGAGGAAGCCCCACAAGTGCGAGGACTGTGGCCGGATTTTCAACTGGAGGAACCACCTCATCCGCCACCAACGCCTGCACACGGGTGAGAGGCCCTACAAGTGTTCCATCTGTGGGAAGGGCTTCAACGATGGCTCACCATTGCTCATCCACGAGATGCTCCATCGGGGTGAGAAGCCCTACAAGTGTTTGGATTGCGGGAAGAGCTTCAGCCAAAGTTCCCACCTCATCTCCCACCAAGTGGTCCACACCAATGAGAAACCCTATGTCTGTCCTGACTGCGGAAAGAGCTTCGCCCGGCAGCAATATCTCCTCATGCATCGCCGGGTCCATACGGGTGAGAGACCCTACGAGTGCCGGGATTGTGGGAAAAGCTTCCGGAAGAGCTCTGACCTGGTCAGACACAAGACAGTCCATACAGGCGAGAAGCCCTTCAAGTGTCCCATCTGTGGGAAGGGTTTCACCCAAAACTTCCGCTGTAACGCCCATAAAAAGGCTCACAGCAAGGAGGTCAACCAGCCAACACCTCCATCCCAGGacacccagcagagcagctgtgggacCACAGCCCCACCAG GTGATGGTGGCTACCAAGAGGAGAATCCCCAGCCTGGAGACTCCTGGCAAGGAGAACCAAACAGATCCAGCTTGAGGATGGAGAAATGTGGGGGCTGTTGGGCTCTTGAGGAGGGCAAAGTCCTAAAAGAGCAGTCAAGAGCAGAGTCTTGGCCCgaggagaggcaggagcagtGGTGTCCTCATGAGGACATCTTGGAGGACCCCAAGGAGACGGTCTGTGCCAAAGAGCGGGTGTATGAATTCCAGAAAACCTTTGATTGTAGGAACAGCCTGAGCCAATACCAGCAGCTCCATGcccaggagcagccctgcaagTGCCCTGACTGCGGGAAGAGCTTCAGCAACTGCTCTGCCCTCACGTCCCACCAGCAGATTCACCAGCTGGAGAAGCCCAGCGAGCAACCCAGCACATTCATGGTAAGCGCGGAGCTCTTCCACCAGGGCCCGCACAAGTCTGAGAAGTCTCACCTCTGCTCCGAGTGTGGGAAGAGCTTCACACGGAGGTTCAACCTCAAGCTCCACAAGAAGCTCCACACCGGGGAGCGACCCCACAAATGCCCTGAGTGTGGCTTGAGTTTCACGAACACCTCCCACCTGATCGTCCACCAGCGGATCCACACTGGGGAAAGACCCTATAGATGCCACGTATGTGGGAAGGGCTTCACCATGAGCTCCAAATGCCTGGAACATGAGAGGACCCACACAGGTGAAGCTCCGTACCGATGCTCTGAGTGTGGGAATTGCTACAGGACCAAGGTCTCCTTGATGTCCCACATGAAGATGCACATGGATTAG
- the LOC121080252 gene encoding zinc finger protein 708-like isoform X1: MGWASKEKEDPEKVQVKVEQDTGAADDDDEEATRDKGCQNWRLEGHRAGEHWGEATSHGNLDDLSESESQPKPKSKRKPHKCEDCGRIFNWRNHLIRHQRLHTGERPYKCSICGKGFNDGSPLLIHEMLHRGEKPYKCLDCGKSFSQSSHLISHQVVHTNEKPYVCPDCGKSFARQQYLLMHRRVHTGERPYECRDCGKSFRKSSDLVRHKTVHTGEKPFKCPICGKGFTQNFRCNAHKKAHSKEVNQPTPPSQDTQQSSCGTTAPPAGDGGYQEENPQPGDSWQGEPNRSSLRMEKCGGCWALEEGKVLKEQSRAESWPEERQEQWCPHEDILEDPKETVCAKERVYEFQKTFDCRNSLSQYQQLHAQEQPCKCPDCGKSFSNCSALTSHQQIHQLEKPSEQPSTFMVSAELFHQGPHKSEKSHLCSECGKSFTRRFNLKLHKKLHTGERPHKCPECGLSFTNTSHLIVHQRIHTGERPYRCHVCGKGFTMSSKCLEHERTHTGEAPYRCSECGNCYRTKVSLMSHMKMHMD; encoded by the exons ATGGGGTGGGCAAGCAAGGAGAAGGAGGACCCCGAGAAGGTCCAGGTGAAGGTGGAGCAAGACACAGGGGCGGCGGATGATGACGATGAGGAGGCAACACGAGACAAAGGCTGCCAGAACTGGAGGCTGGAAGGACACAGagctggggagcactggggagaAGCCACCAGCCATGGAAATCTGGATGATCTGAGTGAGAGTGAGTCCCAGCCGAAACCGAAATCCAAGAGGAAGCCCCACAAGTGCGAGGACTGTGGCCGGATTTTCAACTGGAGGAACCACCTCATCCGCCACCAACGCCTGCACACGGGTGAGAGGCCCTACAAGTGTTCCATCTGTGGGAAGGGCTTCAACGATGGCTCACCATTGCTCATCCACGAGATGCTCCATCGGGGTGAGAAGCCCTACAAGTGTTTGGATTGCGGGAAGAGCTTCAGCCAAAGTTCCCACCTCATCTCCCACCAAGTGGTCCACACCAATGAGAAACCCTATGTCTGTCCTGACTGCGGAAAGAGCTTCGCCCGGCAGCAATATCTCCTCATGCATCGCCGGGTCCATACGGGTGAGAGACCCTACGAGTGCCGGGATTGTGGGAAAAGCTTCCGGAAGAGCTCTGACCTGGTCAGACACAAGACAGTCCATACAGGCGAGAAGCCCTTCAAGTGTCCCATCTGTGGGAAGGGTTTCACCCAAAACTTCCGCTGTAACGCCCATAAAAAGGCTCACAGCAAGGAGGTCAACCAGCCAACACCTCCATCCCAGGacacccagcagagcagctgtgggacCACAGCCCCACCAG CAGGTGATGGTGGCTACCAAGAGGAGAATCCCCAGCCTGGAGACTCCTGGCAAGGAGAACCAAACAGATCCAGCTTGAGGATGGAGAAATGTGGGGGCTGTTGGGCTCTTGAGGAGGGCAAAGTCCTAAAAGAGCAGTCAAGAGCAGAGTCTTGGCCCgaggagaggcaggagcagtGGTGTCCTCATGAGGACATCTTGGAGGACCCCAAGGAGACGGTCTGTGCCAAAGAGCGGGTGTATGAATTCCAGAAAACCTTTGATTGTAGGAACAGCCTGAGCCAATACCAGCAGCTCCATGcccaggagcagccctgcaagTGCCCTGACTGCGGGAAGAGCTTCAGCAACTGCTCTGCCCTCACGTCCCACCAGCAGATTCACCAGCTGGAGAAGCCCAGCGAGCAACCCAGCACATTCATGGTAAGCGCGGAGCTCTTCCACCAGGGCCCGCACAAGTCTGAGAAGTCTCACCTCTGCTCCGAGTGTGGGAAGAGCTTCACACGGAGGTTCAACCTCAAGCTCCACAAGAAGCTCCACACCGGGGAGCGACCCCACAAATGCCCTGAGTGTGGCTTGAGTTTCACGAACACCTCCCACCTGATCGTCCACCAGCGGATCCACACTGGGGAAAGACCCTATAGATGCCACGTATGTGGGAAGGGCTTCACCATGAGCTCCAAATGCCTGGAACATGAGAGGACCCACACAGGTGAAGCTCCGTACCGATGCTCTGAGTGTGGGAATTGCTACAGGACCAAGGTCTCCTTGATGTCCCACATGAAGATGCACATGGATTAG